From Dechloromonas sp. A34:
GCGTTACGGGCAAAAGACCCCGCTCGGGACGCTCGGCAAGCCGCTTGAACAGGGCGGCAGCGGGCAAGCGGGCGGCAATGACGGGCAGACCGGAGCCCAGGGAGGCGGGAGCGGCGCCGGCAATGGCACCGATGGCCAAGGCGCCGGGCGTGACAGCTGGCCGAGCCCGGCCCAAATGCGTGATGCCGCCCGTCGCCCCGGCATGCCGGAATGGCAATCGGCGGTGATTCTGCAGATGGCCAGCATCGACGAGGCGATTCAGCAGGCCCTGCAGCCCATGCTCGATGCCCTCGACGATGCCTGGAACAAGTTGAAGGAATGGCTCAAGGAGCACCGCACTGCAGTCTGGTTGGGCCTGTTCGGCCTCCTGCTACTGATTCTGCTGCTTATGTTGTATTTCCTGCTCCGGGAAGTCAAAGCCGCCACCTGGCTACGGACCCGTTACGACTTTCTGCGCCTCGGTCTCTTTGCCCGGCACGCCGGCGGCGGCCAGGGTATAGCGCAGTATTACCGGGCGATGGAACGCCTCTTCGCGCTCAAGGACGCGCCACGCGCCCCGACCGCCAACACTAGCGAATACCTCAGGGAAATCACCCATTACCGCGACCATCTGCGGGACGAGGCGACCGAACTGACCCGCCTGTTCGAACAGGCGCGCTACGGGCAGACGGCGCCGGATGCCGCGCAGTTGGTCAGAACCCGGCAGCTCTACCGGCAGATTTTCCAGAAGCTTGGATGAGCCTGCGTCAGGGCGCCGATTAACTGGACGGCGAGAATAAAGTCTTAACTTCGCTGTATAGCGAATCAAGCATTTACCCGCACTTTCACAGAGCGCGTCAGAATAAAGTCCTGCACTTTAGGGGCACGAAACCCCCCTCTCGCCAGAAAGCCGAGAATAAAGTCATAACCTAGAGCCAGCTTTCGCCTCTTGGCGATAGCGCAAGGTTATCGGACCAGTTCCACTCTATGCCTTGAACACCGATATTTCAAGGTCCAGAACCAGATAACTAGGGTGTCGCTGATACCGGGTCAGACCCAGGTGGGTTGGGGATATTTTTGACGCCGTAAAGCACCTGCCCTGCCGGCCCAACTAGCGATGCTGACTCACAATGCCGAGCCTGGTCATCGAAGAAAAAATCCGGCTCGAATTCATTCAGGAAGGGGCCTTTGTCGAGGCCTCCCAGGAACATCGCCTCATCAACGGCGATGTTCCAAGACATCAAGGTTCGAATCGCACGCTCATGCGCCGGTGCGCTACGAGCGGTCACCAACGCAGTACGAACTCGCATTGGCGCTTCATCACCGACACTCTGTAGCCCTTGAAGCGCGCTCAAGAATGGTTTGAAAGGGCCTGGCGGCAATGGAATTTTGGCCTTCGCCATCTCGTGCGCCTGAAACTTGTCCAGGTTACCCAGATGAAAAATTCGCTCTGCCTCATCGCTGAACAGAACAGAGTCGCCGTCGAAGGCAATTCGAATTTCGTTTGGATTACGTGATGCGTCGCTGACGGACAACGGATAAACCTGAGCAGCTGGAAACTCGTGATTTAGTGCCTCACGGACATCCTCACCGTTCGCCGACAAAAACAGGTTTGCGTTGAGTGGTTTGAGATAGCGATGCGGTGGCGCCCCGCGCGTAAAGATTGCACGCTCCAAGGCAAGGCCGTGGTGCTGCGACGAGGCCAGAACGCGCAGCCCGCTGACAGGGTCATTCCGCGACAGGATAGCTACCTCAACTCGCTTCTGTGTCTCTGTATTGAATGCTAAAAGCTTCTTGATGAGAGGAAACGCCACACCCAACTCAGCGGGCGAATCGAGTCGCTCTAGCTGAATCTTCATGTAAGGGGCGTCGTTGCTGTCGTCAAAGACCTGGTTTTCGTCCTCGAAATTAAACAGTGCTCTGGAGGAGATGGCGACTACAAGTTTTCCGTTAAGCGAGGCAGACATTAGTTGCTCTTACAGGGGGACATTGAGAGTAGTTAGCCGCCACGGAGTTGGGACACCGAAACCTCGGCATTGTGGCGACGTGCACGGGCGATTTCTTGGGTGCAATGCGCATTCTGCTTTACTATACATTGGGTTACGCTGAAGGCTGGCACCTCCTTCGTAATCAGTAAGTTCGGCCTTACATCATCAGCATTGCGAAAGCAGCGCTTTGCTGATGCAAAAAGCGAGTCGTAGCTTGTTCCAGAAAAGTTCGAGTTTTATCTGGAATACCTCCGCTTGGTGAGCCAAGACTGACCGTGGCGCTCCCTGAAGTTTCTCAGGCAGCAGGTGCGCCCCGGTCGGCCACCAAATGCGATTGCAGCAAGAGCCCCGCTAGCCGGAGCTCTTGCATGCAACATTCGCTTAGCACCTCAGGTCACGCCCCAATCAAGTATTAGTCTTGACGCTTGATGCCCGCTTCGTGAGGGAAGCATGTGCCAGTGGCTGAACAAACGTCGCCGGCGTGTCCGATGTGTGGAAGTGAGATGGTGCGGCGGACTGCGAAGAAGGGCAATAACGCCAGCAATCAGTTTTGGGGATGTTCGCGTTTCCCCGGTTGCACTGGGATTCGGAACTAGGCTTAGAGGTCCTTTAGAGCCCCACGACCTTCATCAGCGCATCTAACGCGCCGCCAATGCGTCGTCCTGTAACGCCACCAGGCTCAGAAGAGGTTGGCATTTCTTCGTAAATGTAAATGCCATTCCTTCCTGAAAAACGGTCCAACAAGAGTTCTGAGTCACCAAAGAAATACGGACGGAAAGTCTCGGTGCGGGTTGTTCCATAGTTCAGGTGGGCACTAAAACCGATAGTGGCGCTCTGTTCGATGGCGCGCTCCCCATCGGCTGCTTCGATACGTACACCACGGCACCCTTTAAGTATCAACGTGGCTGGGCCATGAAAAACCACATAACGAAGTTGTAAAGTCAGCCACGCCTGCAAGCTCATTAGGCGCCAATGTCTGGTGATTTTGAGTGGAGCGTTACGCCTTTTCACCACGCCGACCAGATGGGAGGCGCGGATTGAAACAGCCTCGCCATCCTGAAGTTCGAGTGGCAGCAACTCTTCAAGAGTGTATTTTCCTGCGGAGAGCGTCACCTCGCAGGTCGAATCAGTCATCACCGTGGTGACGTTGATGAGGCCTGATAACCAACTCAGCATTGGCGCCTTGTAGCTCAGTAACCAACGAGCTGCCTTTTGGCTCCCGGTGGATGCGCTATGGTAATAGCCATGGTGCACCAGCAGTTCATCTTCGGCCGATAACGGAATCGAGAGCGATATATAAGATTGAGGCTCCGATGGTGCCGTTTGTCGTGAGCAGGCATTTGGCATGAGGCAGATAGCTCTTCCATGGGCCGCACGTGGAGCCAGCACGAAATACAAAAGAAACTTGATACCGAATTTTGCGAGAATGGCCGCAATGAAGACCTGAATTGCCATCGGCAATACGGCACGAATTGGGTCAAGCACTGCACTCTTTAGCCAATGCCGTGTGAGCTCATCTCCCAGTTCTCGCGTTTTTTGGTGGAGGCTGGCTTGTGCTTGGTCAATGGCGGCCAGGTTCAAAGCAAATGGCGGAGGCTCGCTGCGACTACAGTCTTTCCGAGCGGATGCCAGACATTGCGCATAATTAGCTTTATGGCCTTGGGTTGTGAGTGCCAGTGCATCCCGCCGTTCTTCGAGATTTTTCCGGAGGCCGTACTCTTGCGATAGCACGTTGTATTGGGCCTGCCAGCTCTCCTCAAGGGGAGCAAGCTGCGCCGTTGTATTCAGATAGGACCTGTAATCGAGTACATGCTGCTGGCGGATGGTTTCGCACTGATTGTTTTTTCGACCGCACTCGCTCTTGCCTAGCCGATAAGTCTTGAGACTGAGAAGGTATTCGCGCTCTTGGGTTGCCAAGGAAATTTCGGCATTCAGCCGAGCAATTTCGACCTGCCGGCTCGGGTTGACAGCATTGGTAATGCTATCCAGGGCCAACACTTGGCTGGTCTTCCGCTCGATTTCCGTGCTCAGCTGAGAAATTCGATGGGCTAACTGGTCATCGCTGGCTTTTTTCCACTGTGCTGCCGATTTGACGGTCAGCTCCTTGGCCGTCGAGATGTGTTTAGTCAGCTCTGCACTTTTATCAAGCAGATACTGATGCAAACTCTCCTTATCGCTAAGTTCCGCGAGCAAGCCTTTCACATGCCAACCACCCCAAAGGATAATGAGGATGAGCAGGAATCCAGCAAGGTAACGATAAATGTGGTGGGCTGCGCGAGCGAGAGGGCCTGGCATCGGGAAGAACAGAATATTTTGTTGTTCCCATTATGACGATTGCTAAGCCGATTTCGAACTTAATTGCAAATTCACATATGCATAAATGCATAAAGCCCATGTCTGCTAAACATGGGCTTCGTAAATCTTGAACCTTGGCACTCACGGCCAAGGTGAATGGTTCTTTACCGTTGGGGTGCTACTCGGTCATCTTGTCGAACTGCGGCGGATTTTCAGTCATGCTGCCTCCAATCGCGTGGTTCCTGAAGGGCCTGACCAACTGCCCGTCAGGCTTCGATTCCAGATTACTCCTCCGGATTAAAAAGTCCACAGGTAGAACGGAAAAACGGCCCGCCAATTGGCGAGCCGTTGTGACACCTAGCTGCGGAGAACTGCGTTAGTCGTTGCTGGACAAGCCGAGCAGTTGCAGTACCGACAGGAAGAGGTTCAGCACATTCAGGTAAATGCTGACCGCAGCCATCACATAGTTGTCTTCTTCACCGCGCACCAGACGGCTGGTGTCGTACAGGATGAAGCCTGAGAACAGGAGTGCTGCGACCGCGGATACGCCAGCCTGCATGGCCGGGACAAACATCGCAGCAATGCCGGCCAGGATGACGACAATCAAGCCAGCGAACAGGAAGCCCCCCATGCGGGAGAAATCCTTGCCGGTTTTATGAACATACGCCGTCAGGGCCAAGGTGACCGCGGTGGTTATCACGGCTGCCGTCAGCACCGTGCTGCTGCCTCCAGGCATGTTGATGTAGTGGGTCAGCGTCGGTCCGATACCCATACCGCTGAGGGCGGTGAAGGTGAGCATGGCCGGTACGGCTGCCGCCGTATTCCGCTTCTTGTGCAGGTAGAACAGCGGCACCAGGCCGAGCAGGGTAAATACGATACCGGCCAGCGGGCCAAAACCGGCCAGCATGCTGATACCTGCGCCTATGCCTGCAACAGCCGTTGAAAGAGCGAGCAGTTGGTAGGTATTGCGAATGACACGGTTGGTGTCGGGCGCCGCAAACGTGCCATATTCGGTTCTGCTCAGGTCGATAACACGTGCTTCAGTGCGCATGGTGGATAACTCCTCCAGTGGTTGGTGACATCACTGTAAATCGTGGCTCATTACCAAAAAATCAATCCGCTGCTGAGTCAAGGTTCGAAAAAAACGAATTAATTTTAACTTTTGGTCAGTCTTTACAGGATGTTGACGCCAAAGGGTGACGGCCTCCTTACCAAACGGGAAAAGGAAAACTGGCCAATCACAAAGCACGCCTTACCCCAGGGGATGCCAACAATGGTTTGAAAGCACACGAGGCCGACAAGCCACCAGCCCAACCCCATCAGTACCCCGCCGAAGATGAATCATAGGAAATTGCCGATTGTGCGCATGAGTAGGTTTAACCTTTTTCAACAACAGTGAGCGTTTTTCGCGGCGCCAATGCCTGAGGCACTGCGTTCCCGTAATACAGGGATTAGTACAGCGAACCCTCGTGCCAATCCAAGCCTTCTCCGATGGCATCAGCTGTCTTGGCCAGCGCCTCATCGTGCGTTGTACCCGCGCCATAGATACCGCACTCTTGGCACTCGCATAGATAGAACGTCTCGCTGATTTTGTAGGAGTTCAGCTCGCGCTCGCCGCACTGGGGACAGTCTCCAGTCTCAAATAAGGCTTTGGCCTTCCGCTGGCGTTTGGCATTCGCTATTAGTTGCCTGACCTCAAGATTGGCAACCGCCTGCTGAGCAGACTCCTTGTTGAGCTGCTCCCTTAGTTGAGGGTCAAACCGGCCATTCACCCAATTTGCAGGATTTTCTTCCGGGAAGTCCTCAAAGTATTCAGACCACTCTCCCATGCCAAGCTCCTGTTCGTGATTGAGGCTCTACGATACTCCAATACCCATTGTGGGTTCGTCAGGAGACATTGCTTGTGAGCGACGTCGTAATAGTCAAAATTATTTGCGAATAGCGACGCTCAGTATATATATCTGCATATTATTTTGCCGCTCGCCGCCGGGCCGTCTGTTCCCTCGTTCGAGTGAGCCAGGCACTTTGATTTTCTGCCAAGGTAGCGCCGGCGGGGGCAACACTCTACCGCTAGCCCTTTGCCCCAAGTTCGCCACACCAGAATTTCCCAGTCTCAGCAGTCCTTGGCGAATGAAGCCGTCTTACGGGACGCCTTGACCAGGCGCTGCATCCAGGCGAACGCGAATGCCCTCTTCGCCCTCTCCTGCGCGTACCTTGAATCGATAGCCGCGCTCAGAAGGCCTGTTGGCCCAACGCTTGGAAGCCTCATTCGGATAATTGAAGAGCAACTCAGCATCGGGCGTAACGGTCAAGGCGCGTGCGATAGCAATATCACTGGGATGAGTGTCGTGGCGTTCGCCGTCCGTCGTTAGCAAGTACCGTCGGGCCGGCAGCTTCTGCGCAAGCCTCATCGTTACGTTGGCTGAGCTACCGTGATGAGGCAGCTTAAACACATCGAAACTCAACGTCCCCTGTGAGAGCTTCGCGGCCGACTTCAGTAACACGCCGGGGTGCGCATCTGCGCCCAAAAGAATCCGGAAGCCGGCATACTCGAAGATGAAGGCGATGGAACTGCCATTTGTCACAGAGCCATCCGTACTTGTCTTTGTTTCCGCCATCTCAGCAATACTCAGCGGCACGGCACTTAGCACCTCGACATTTGGTTCATCCTGTCTTGCTGCTACCCCGGTTCCCTTGGCGTGCTTCTCTGACTTCTGCCCCTCACGTTCTTCGCACAAATCCCAGAGCTGTCTTAGTTTGGCCAGGCCCTTCGGCGAAGGCGAAAGAATGGTGATAGCAGCCTTGGACACTGGCAACGTCTTACACACGGGAGCATCATCAGCCGCTAGACAGACAGCGTCCTTGCCGAACGCCTCGTTCCAAGAAATGCCGTCGCGGACAAGCAACTCTGCCAGTTGCTTGCCCTCCGCCACCGCCATCGATTCGCGCCCCAACTCGAGGTGCTGCCTACCGTTGAACCAAATGTCTTGGAAGCGAGTGGCGATGGACTTGTCTGAGAGCAGCGAAAGCGTGCCCCCAATATGGTCGAGGTCGATATGTGTGACAACCAAGAGCTCCCACACTGCGTCGCCGCTTGCATCGAGCACGCACTTTATGCGGCCTGTAGTATCAGCCACTCCGGCATCCACGACAAGGCGGAAGTGAGCTTTCCCGTCCCCGTAGCTCAGAACGATGCAGTCGCCATGCTCGGCGGCCAATGCGTGGACTTCCACCCAGGGCCGCGGCTCAAGAACAGCGCTAGTCAGTTCTGACATCGAACACGCAAAACGGCTGGTTGGGGTCGACGCGCAGCGAAAGCTCTCGAACGTACCCGCTTGCCGCCTGAAGCTCG
This genomic window contains:
- a CDS encoding DUF4129 domain-containing protein — translated: MSPPLTYLPAYLGLFAALLLAVACNAFLDIQYGSFGTEVILWAVALAWTLSVGWKQHGTTSNGGKQQQKIVLILGFVATLLVFIPTWGFPRAGLYLLLVLQASQNCVTTSRRQLHMGLLVSAVMVMFAATHHRADWTMLFYLVPYVVAVVFTLVSEQVSRRAADLPQARLGTSSGAGQGIAIAAATATILLLGLALYVVTPQVTWLSLEWRYGQKTPLGTLGKPLEQGGSGQAGGNDGQTGAQGGGSGAGNGTDGQGAGRDSWPSPAQMRDAARRPGMPEWQSAVILQMASIDEAIQQALQPMLDALDDAWNKLKEWLKEHRTAVWLGLFGLLLLILLLMLYFLLREVKAATWLRTRYDFLRLGLFARHAGGGQGIAQYYRAMERLFALKDAPRAPTANTSEYLREITHYRDHLRDEATELTRLFEQARYGQTAPDAAQLVRTRQLYRQIFQKLG
- a CDS encoding 5'-nucleotidase — its product is MSASLNGKLVVAISSRALFNFEDENQVFDDSNDAPYMKIQLERLDSPAELGVAFPLIKKLLAFNTETQKRVEVAILSRNDPVSGLRVLASSQHHGLALERAIFTRGAPPHRYLKPLNANLFLSANGEDVREALNHEFPAAQVYPLSVSDASRNPNEIRIAFDGDSVLFSDEAERIFHLGNLDKFQAHEMAKAKIPLPPGPFKPFLSALQGLQSVGDEAPMRVRTALVTARSAPAHERAIRTLMSWNIAVDEAMFLGGLDKGPFLNEFEPDFFFDDQARHCESASLVGPAGQVLYGVKNIPNPPGSDPVSATP
- a CDS encoding Bax inhibitor-1 family protein, with translation MRTEARVIDLSRTEYGTFAAPDTNRVIRNTYQLLALSTAVAGIGAGISMLAGFGPLAGIVFTLLGLVPLFYLHKKRNTAAAVPAMLTFTALSGMGIGPTLTHYINMPGGSSTVLTAAVITTAVTLALTAYVHKTGKDFSRMGGFLFAGLIVVILAGIAAMFVPAMQAGVSAVAALLFSGFILYDTSRLVRGEEDNYVMAAVSIYLNVLNLFLSVLQLLGLSSND
- a CDS encoding YccF domain-containing protein; this translates as MGLGWWLVGLVCFQTIVGIPWGKACFVIGQFSFSRLVRRPSPFGVNIL